One window from the genome of Glycine soja cultivar W05 chromosome 12, ASM419377v2, whole genome shotgun sequence encodes:
- the LOC114380343 gene encoding uncharacterized protein LOC114380343, producing the protein MAPYEALYGRRCRTPLCWVDSSESIALGPEVVQQTTEKVKLIQERMRAAQSRQKSYYDKRRKDLEFAIGDHVFLRVTPWTGVALPPSLSNLHGVFHISQLRKYVHDPSHVIKLDNVQVKENLTYETQPLRIDDRMVKQLRGKEIPLVKVVWGSASGEDATWELEGQMRDAYPTLFDTADALNAARLESSLRLRGETDNEKKMARFNYDGVWLVPIDVFEGITDEGVAKVVDGLALKVADRNKLIEKMNNLYKLFVDCDCTLLEDALRNSQKQNRASRSLKNN; encoded by the exons aTGGCGCCTTACGAGGCATTGTATGGTAGAAGATGTAGGACACCTTTATGTTGGGTAGATTCCAGTGAGAGCATTGCCTTAGGACCTGAGGTAGTTCAGCAGACCACTGAAAAGGTTAAGTTGATCCAAGAAAGGATGAGAGCAGCCCAAAGTAGGCAAAAGAGCTACTATGATAAGAGAAGAAAGGATCTTGAATTTGCTATAGGTGATCATGTATTTCTGAGAGTCACTCCGTGGACTGGG GTGGCTTTGCCACCGTCTCTCTCAAATCTCCACGGTGTCTTTCATATCTCTCAGCTCAGAAAATATGTCCATGATCCGTCGCACGTGATCAAATTGGACAATGTCCAAGTGAAAGAgaacttgacatatgaaacacAACCACTGAGGATCGACGATCGTATGGTTAAGCAGCTAAGGGGGAAAGAGATTCCCTTGGTCAAAGTAGTATGGGGAAGTGCTTCGGGCGAGGATGCCACCTGGGAACTAGAGGGTCAGATGCGTGATGCATATCCTACCTTATTCGATACTG CTGATGCACTGAATGCTGCAAGGCTTGAATCTAGTTTGAGACTACGGGGAGAGACtgataatgaaaagaaaatggcCAGATTTAACTACGATGGTGTGTGGCTT GTACCTATTGATGTTTTTGAAGGAATTACTGATGAAGGTGTTGCCAAAGTTGTTGATGGTTTGGCTCTCAAAGTGGCTGATAGAAATAAGTTGATtgaaaagatgaataatttgtataaactttttgttgatTGTGATTGCACTCTTTTGGAA GACGCGCTGAGGAACTCTCAAAAGCAAAACAGGGCCTCAAGAAGCTTAAAGAACAACTGA
- the LOC114380344 gene encoding zinc finger protein CONSTANS-LIKE 4-like, whose product MRGAFELLGEATSGGGIIRNLLDKVDIDVGVAALCLACNRDIHSANPLASRHERIPVTSFFESINSVKVSDADVDADVSTEEAETASWLLPNPKTDLNSSQYLFSEIEPVPYIDLDYATMDPKSEQKSSATADDIVPVQSNFESFTYKHQTSFFTATSLELEPLE is encoded by the coding sequence ATGAGAGGAGCCTTTGAGCTTCTTGGAGAGGCCACCAGCGGCGGCGGAATCATTAGGAACCTCCTCGACAAGGTAGACATAGATGTAGGTGTCGCCGCTCTCTGCCTCGCCTGCAACCGTGATATCCACTCCGCCAACCCCCTCGCCAGCCGCCACGAGCGCATCCCTGTCACGTCGTTCTTCGAGTCCATAAACTCAGTCAAGGTCTCCGACGCCGACGTTGACGCTGACGTTAGCACCGAGGAGGCCGAGACCGCGTCCTGGCTGCTACCTAATCCGAAGACAGATCTAAATTCGTCTCAGTACTTGTTCTCCGAAATCGAACCAGTTCCTTACATAGATCTAGATTACGCGACCATGGATCCAAAGTCGGAGCAGAAAAGTTCCGCCACCGCCGACGACATCGTTCCGGTGCAGAGCAACTTCGAGTCGTTCACCTACAAGCACCAAACTTCTTTCTTCACAGCCACTTCTCTAGAACTAGAACCTTTGGAGTGA
- the LOC114380346 gene encoding uncharacterized protein LOC114380346 yields the protein MVRTRGLGRALARVIGRGRQDEHIAVDEGVPQVTKDVPHMAEDVPQMTEDVPHMVDDVPQMSEDAPQMTADVDATIAEDLGRDGVEGSHADEGFPGGPRDPSVLTSFAEHVAHAIWTGQEHPEPNLVSHGRKVALIGRLVPEIKGLVAATRLSSLIGCLVVTGDLGLISTFVEMWHRETNTFHLPAGELTITLDDVSSLLHLPISGAFHNFEALSVDETIFLLMELFEVFD from the exons ATGgttagaacacgaggtttaggtcgtgcttTAGCTAGAGTTATAGGGCGAGGTAGACAAGATGAACATATTGCAGTTGATGAGGGTGTTCCTCAGGTGACTAAGGATGTTCCTCATATGGCGGAGGATGTTCCTCAAATGACTGAGGATGTCCCTCATATGGTTGACGATGTTCCTCAAATGAGTGAAGATGCACCTCAAATGACTGCGGACGTAGATGCGACTATTGCAGAGGACTTAGGTCGTGATGGTGTTGAGGGGTCACATGCTGAtgagggattccctggtgggCCCCGTGACCCATCAGTTCTTACTTCATTTGCGGAGCATGTCGCACATGCCATTTGGACTGGACAG gagcaTCCTGAGCCGAATTTGGTGTCACACGGGAGGAAGGTGGCGTTAATTGGGAGGCTAGTGCCTGAGATTAAAGGGCTGGTTGCCGCCACAAGATTAAGTTCATTGATCGGATGTTTAGTTGTAACTGGCGATCTTGGACTTATATCCACATTTGTGGAGATGTGGCACAGGGAGACCaacaccttccaccttccagcAGGAGAGTTGACAATCACACTAGATGATGTGTCGTCACTCCTCCATCTCCCTATCAGTGGCGCCTTCCACAACTTCGAGGCTCTTTCCGTGGACGAGACAATATTTTTGTTGATGGAATTGTTCGAGGTGTTCGATTAG
- the LOC114378263 gene encoding uncharacterized protein LOC114378263: MISQLGCGYKALIPDLYRGKVGLDVAEAQHLFDGLDWQGVVKDISASINWLKANGSKKVGVTGFCMGGALSVTSSVLVPNVDAAVAFYGVPSSELADPAQAKAPIQAHFGELDNFAGFSNVTTAKALEEKLKTSGFPHEIHIYPGNGHAFMHRSPEGIKRRKSIGMPDEDEAAVQLALSRFQSWMTHYLSS, encoded by the exons ATGATTTCTCAACTTGGTTGTGGATATAAAGCTCTTATTCCAGA TCTCTACAGAGGAAAGGTTGGTCTGGATGTTGCAGAAGCACAACATTTGTTTGATGGTCTTGATTGGCAAGGTGTTGTAAAAGATATCAGTGCTTCCA TTAACTGGCTTAAGGCAAATGGTTCAAAGAAG GTTGGTGTTACTGGATTTTGTATGGGGGGTGCTCTCTCTGTTACAAGCTCAGTCTTGGTTCCAAATGTTGATGCTGCTGTAGCTTTTTATGGAGTTCCTTCTTCTGAGCTTGCAGACCCTGCCCAAGCCAAGGCTCCTATTCAGGCCCACTTTGGAGAGCTGGATAATTTTGCTGGATTTTCAAATGTTACA ACTGCCAAGGCCTTGGAGGAGAAGCTGAAAACATCTGGTTTTCCACATGAGATACACATATATCCTGGCAATGGACATGCATTCATGCACAGGTCTCCAGAAGGAATCAAGAGGAGGAAGAGCATAGGAATGCCCGACGAAGACGAAGCCGCAGTTCAGCTCGCATTGTCTCGCTTTCAGTCATGGATGACACATTATTTATCcagctaa
- the LOC114378401 gene encoding probable WRKY transcription factor 31: MIRRGGLSMDSDPIGSFFLHKPIVLNSFSAEDTNSHNPEWKKLSLHNNNNMDATVTTKDYTIPFRINLSCSSADNHDDASSPTSLHSRTEMDFFSDKNSTKDDDNNIVAAAGSASLPDNDHHSISPPTLDLKVNTCLNLLTTNASSDQSMVEDEISPNSEDKETKKEMADLQGDLERMKRENQKLRDTLDEVNTNYNALQMHFMNMMQERKGEEGEDQQEVSDGKVKEKKQGQSGGGVLVSRQFMDLGLASADIEPSSSSGGIRSQDRSGSPNIDVASKGLGTSNNDGNNSVNDEEEKEYDRGIESEDSPSGHADKVPRFSSPSKNNNVDQAQAEATMRKARVSVRARSEAPMITDGCQWRKYGQKMAKGNPCPRAYYRCTMAAGCPVRKQVQRCAEDRTVLITTYEGNHNHPLPPTAMAMAQTTSSAARMLLSGSMSSADSIMNADFLTRTLLPCSSSMATISASAPFPTVTLDLTHSPNPLQFPRQQHPNQLQIGVPQNFANSPSSLMPQIFGQALYNQSKFSGLQMSSHDTADPSSQFGYQPHQVPPHLADTVGAAIATDPNFTSALAAAITSIIGGAQQQHSNINNNSNNNVNMTANINNGNGNSNGNGKQ, from the exons ATGATTAGACGTGGTGGGCTATCCATGGATTCAGATCCAATTGGGAGCTTCTTCCTCCATAAGCCAATTGTTCTCAACTCTTTCTCAGCTGAAGACACAAACAGCCACAACCCCGAGTGGAAAAAACTCAGTcttcacaacaacaacaacatggaTGCCACAGTTACCACAAAAGACTACACCATCCCCTTCCGAATCAACCTTAGCTGTTCTTCTGCAGACAATCATGATGATGCTTCTTCACCAACATCTCTCCATAGCAGAACCGAGATGGACTTCTTCTCCGACAAGAACAGTACcaaagatgatgacaacaaCATCGTTGCTGCGGCTGGTTCTGCCTCTCTCCCCGACAATGATCATCATTCCATCTCTCCACCCACGTTGGATTTAAAAGTAAAC ACTTGTCTGAATCTTCTTACTACCAATGCTAGTAGCGATCAATCTATGGTGGAAGATGAGATATCACCCAATTCAGAAGACAAAGAAACTAAGAAAGAG ATGGCTGATCTTCAAGGTGATCTTGAGAGAATGAAAAGGGAGAATCAAAAGTTGAGGGACACGCTTGATGAGGTTAACACCAACTACAACGCGCTTCAGATGCACTTTATGAATATGATGCAGGAGCGGAAGGGCGAGGAAGGTGAAGATCAGCAAGAAGTGTCTGATGGCAAGGTTAAAGAGAAGAAGCAGGGTCAGAGTGGTGGTGGGGTATTGGTGTCAAGGCAGTTTATGGATCTTGGGTTGGCTAGCGCTGATATTGAACCCTCATCTTCATCAGGGGGAATAAGAAGTCAAGATAGATCAGGATCACCCAACATAGATGTGGCTTCCAAGGGATTAGGGACTAGTAACAATGATGGGAATAATAGTGTTAATGATGAAGAAGAGAAGGAGTATGATAGAGGGATTGAGAGCGAAGATAGTCCTTCAGGGCATGCTGATAAAGTTCCAAGGTTCAGTAGTCCTTCAAAGAATAATAATGTTGATCAGGCTCAGGCTGAGGCTACTATGAGGAAGGCAAGAGTTTCTGTTAGAGCTCGATCCGAAGCACCCATG ATTACTGATGGGTGTCAATGGAGAAAGTACGGGCAGAAGATGGCCAAAGGAAACCCATGTCCTAGAGCTTATTATAGATGTACCATGGCTGCTGGTTGCCCAGTTAGAAAACAG GTACAAAGGTGTGCTGAAGACCGAACAGTCCTTATCACAACCTATGAAGGAAATCACAACCATCCTTTGCCTCCAACAGCAATGGCAATGGCACAAACCACATCCTCAGCAGCAAGAATGTTGCTTTCTGGATCCATGTCAAGTGCTGACAGCATAATGAATGCAGACTTCCTCACAAGGACACTCCTTCCTTGCTCTTCAAGCATGGCCACTATCTCAGCTTCTGCTCCATTCCCAACAGTTACATTAGACCTAACTCATTCTCCAAACCCTCTACAGTTCCCAAGGCAGCAGCATCCAAACCAGTTGCAAATTGGTGTCCCTCAGAATTTTGCAAACTCCCCATCATCTTTAATGCCTCAGATATTCGGACAAGCACTTTACAACCAATCAAAGTTTTCTGGCCTACAAATGTCATCACATGATACAGCAGACCCTTCTTCACAATTTGGTTACCAACCTCATCAGGTTCCACCACACCTTGCTGACACAGTTGGTGCTGCCATTGCTACTGATCCCAATTTCACTTCAGCATTGGCAGCTGCTATCACTTCCATCATTGGTGGTGCTCAGCAACAACACAgcaacattaataataatagtaacaatAATGTCAACATGACAGCCAACATCAACAATGGCAATGGCAACAGCAATGGCAACGGAAAGCAATAA